In one Halosimplex halophilum genomic region, the following are encoded:
- a CDS encoding HAD-IIA family hydrolase has product MSVTSDSETFDDIRGVVLDLDGTVYRGEGAIPGAAEAVAALRERGISVCFCSNNPTKTPAEYVDRLAGMGIDADESAVLPASTVTRDYLRDSHPGEPTYLLGSDSLADYLRESGQRLVDDPRAASVFVASWDERFDYGDMRDALAGIDDDTAFLGTDPDRTIPAAEGFVPGSGAIIGAVARTVGREPDRVLGKPAPETAEDALARLGVPAERCLVVGDRLDTDLRMGADHGMATALVLTGVSTRADAAGSAVDPDAVLDSLADLPALLD; this is encoded by the coding sequence ATGTCCGTCACATCCGATTCCGAGACGTTCGACGACATCCGCGGGGTCGTCCTCGACCTCGACGGGACGGTCTACCGCGGCGAGGGGGCCATCCCCGGCGCCGCCGAGGCGGTCGCCGCGCTCCGGGAGCGCGGTATCTCGGTCTGCTTCTGCTCGAACAACCCGACGAAGACGCCCGCCGAGTACGTCGACCGCCTCGCCGGGATGGGGATCGACGCCGACGAGTCGGCGGTCCTCCCCGCCTCGACGGTCACGCGGGACTACCTCCGCGACAGCCATCCCGGCGAGCCCACCTATCTCCTCGGGTCGGACTCGCTCGCCGACTACCTCCGGGAGTCGGGCCAGCGCCTCGTCGACGACCCGCGGGCGGCCTCGGTGTTCGTCGCCTCGTGGGACGAGCGGTTCGACTACGGCGACATGCGCGACGCGCTCGCCGGCATCGACGACGACACCGCCTTCCTCGGGACCGACCCCGACCGGACGATCCCCGCCGCCGAGGGGTTCGTCCCCGGATCGGGCGCGATCATCGGCGCCGTCGCCCGCACGGTCGGGCGGGAACCGGATCGAGTGCTCGGCAAACCCGCCCCCGAGACCGCCGAGGACGCACTTGCTCGCCTCGGTGTCCCGGCCGAGCGCTGCCTGGTCGTCGGCGACCGCCTCGACACGGATCTGCGGATGGGCGCCGACCACGGGATGGCCACCGCGCTGGTGCTCACCGGCGTCTCGACCCGGGCCGACGCCGCCGGCAGCGCGGTCGATCCCGACGCCGTCCTCGACTCGCTGGCCGACCTGCCCGCGCTGCTCGATTAA
- a CDS encoding DJ-1/PfpI family protein, protein MAKLLLITGDFGEDYEVMVPFQALQAVGHEVDAVCPDREAGETVKTAVHDFRGDQTYLEERGHDFELTATLSEVDPADYDGLVLPGGRAPEYIRNYDAVIDAVEHFFDEDKPVAAICHAMQILVAADAVEGRTCTAYPALEADVRASGGEWAEGVVTDGNLVTAQAWPDHPEWIAEFLDVLGTDIQHGQPVTAD, encoded by the coding sequence ATGGCGAAGCTACTGCTCATCACCGGCGACTTCGGGGAGGACTACGAGGTAATGGTACCGTTCCAGGCGCTCCAGGCGGTCGGCCACGAGGTCGACGCCGTCTGCCCGGACAGGGAGGCGGGCGAGACGGTCAAGACCGCCGTCCACGACTTCCGCGGCGACCAGACCTACCTGGAGGAACGCGGTCACGACTTCGAACTGACGGCGACCCTGTCGGAGGTCGACCCCGCCGACTACGACGGGCTCGTCCTCCCGGGCGGCCGCGCCCCCGAGTACATCCGCAACTACGACGCCGTCATCGACGCCGTCGAGCACTTCTTCGACGAAGACAAGCCGGTCGCGGCCATCTGCCACGCGATGCAGATCCTCGTCGCCGCCGACGCCGTCGAGGGGCGAACCTGCACCGCCTACCCGGCGCTGGAGGCAGACGTGCGCGCGAGCGGCGGGGAGTGGGCCGAGGGTGTCGTCACCGACGGCAACCTCGTCACCGCGCAGGCCTGGCCCGACCACCCCGAGTGGATCGCCGAGTTCCTCGACGTGCTCGGCACCGACATCCAGCACGGCCAGCCCGTCACCGCGGACTGA
- a CDS encoding PQQ-dependent sugar dehydrogenase → MTDDRLTRRRALAVSGLALTGGLAGCGSDSDGGGPGGDPASPDGTATEGPGADTDGDTDGPTDAGGSPTAGDGSPGTAAFEDLTVRAERVASGFTSPLALAIPERGRRFVVDQAGQIYLQEDGSLREEPFLDVSDRMVDVSGYSEQGLLGAAFHPDFSDNGRFFVRYSAPPRGWVPDDYSHTFVLSEFRADPGAATADPDSERVVMEIAQPQSNHNAGAVAFGPDGYLYVATGDGGQANDQGVGHVDDWYDAVDGGNGQDITENLLGSMLRIDVDGEGSTAGTATGSGNGSAGSDGPARNYAVPDDNPLVGGEGLDEQWAWGFRNPWRFSFGPEGRLLVGDVGQGAWEEVSVVERGGNYGWNVREGTDCFRADDCPSESPRGRPLRDPVIEYPHGGAAVSGIAVIGGYLYGGDAMPDLQGRYLFADWRAGGRLFAAREVDEGLWPTTTVSIDADEQFGPMVLSFGRNPDGELFVCTTAQGQVTGESGAVFRLSGV, encoded by the coding sequence ATGACCGACGACAGACTGACGCGCCGGCGAGCACTCGCGGTGAGCGGGCTGGCGCTGACCGGAGGTCTCGCAGGGTGCGGGAGTGACTCTGACGGTGGCGGACCGGGAGGCGACCCGGCGAGCCCCGACGGCACGGCGACAGAGGGGCCGGGCGCGGACACCGACGGGGATACGGACGGCCCGACGGACGCCGGCGGATCCCCCACAGCCGGCGACGGCTCGCCGGGGACGGCCGCCTTCGAGGACCTGACGGTCCGGGCCGAGCGCGTCGCCTCGGGGTTCACCTCGCCGCTGGCGCTCGCCATCCCCGAGCGGGGGCGGCGCTTCGTCGTCGACCAGGCCGGCCAGATCTACCTGCAGGAGGACGGGAGCCTCCGCGAGGAGCCGTTCCTGGACGTGTCCGACCGGATGGTCGACGTGAGCGGCTACTCCGAGCAGGGGCTGCTCGGCGCCGCCTTCCACCCGGACTTTTCGGACAACGGGCGGTTTTTCGTCCGCTACAGCGCGCCGCCCCGCGGGTGGGTGCCCGACGACTACTCCCACACGTTCGTCCTCTCGGAGTTCCGCGCCGACCCGGGCGCGGCGACGGCCGACCCCGACTCCGAGCGGGTCGTCATGGAAATCGCCCAGCCACAGAGCAACCACAACGCCGGCGCCGTCGCCTTCGGCCCGGACGGCTACCTCTACGTCGCGACCGGCGACGGCGGGCAGGCCAACGACCAGGGCGTCGGCCACGTCGACGACTGGTACGACGCCGTCGACGGCGGCAACGGCCAGGACATCACCGAGAATCTGCTCGGGAGCATGCTGCGGATCGACGTGGACGGGGAGGGGTCGACGGCGGGGACCGCGACGGGCAGCGGGAACGGGAGTGCCGGCTCGGACGGCCCGGCCCGGAACTACGCGGTCCCCGACGACAACCCGCTCGTGGGGGGCGAGGGCCTCGACGAGCAGTGGGCCTGGGGGTTCCGGAACCCCTGGCGGTTCTCGTTCGGCCCCGAGGGCCGCCTGCTCGTCGGCGACGTGGGCCAGGGCGCCTGGGAGGAGGTGTCGGTCGTCGAACGGGGCGGCAACTACGGCTGGAACGTCAGGGAGGGGACCGACTGCTTCCGGGCCGACGACTGCCCGTCGGAGAGCCCGCGCGGTCGACCCCTTCGCGACCCGGTGATCGAGTATCCCCACGGCGGCGCGGCCGTGAGCGGCATCGCCGTCATCGGCGGGTACCTCTACGGCGGCGACGCGATGCCCGACCTCCAGGGTCGCTACCTGTTCGCCGACTGGCGAGCCGGCGGACGGCTGTTCGCCGCCCGCGAGGTCGACGAGGGCCTGTGGCCGACGACGACCGTCTCCATCGACGCGGACGAACAGTTCGGCCCGATGGTCCTCTCGTTCGGACGCAACCCGGACGGCGAGCTGTTCGTCTGTACCACCGCACAGGGACAGGTCACCGGCGAGAGCGGCGCAGTGTTCCGACTGTCGGGCGTGTGA
- a CDS encoding MTH865 family protein → MVDRQDLREQFTEAFEGADYPISSPMDLVPALPNGPGTKFESGDFSMTAMELNTKLGSGNFPYDSVDAFVDDIMEQLDDQDLL, encoded by the coding sequence ATGGTTGACAGGCAAGACCTCCGCGAACAGTTCACCGAGGCGTTCGAGGGCGCGGACTACCCCATCTCCAGCCCGATGGACCTGGTGCCGGCGCTGCCGAACGGGCCGGGCACGAAGTTCGAGTCGGGCGACTTCTCGATGACCGCGATGGAGCTCAACACCAAGCTCGGCAGCGGCAACTTCCCGTACGACAGCGTCGACGCGTTCGTCGACGACATCATGGAGCAGCTCGACGACCAGGACCTCCTCTAG
- a CDS encoding metal-dependent hydrolase produces the protein MYRTGHYGAALLVYAPVGGTLLAAGFDAAALVGGAVVVGLSGLPDVDQRIPFVEHRGPTHTAGFLVLVGLAVGATGVALGRAGAPGTAAALGAFGFLVGGLAVGSHLLADALTPMGVTPFRPFSDAHYTISLTRADNAMANYLLLGAGVLVTVATALVAGS, from the coding sequence ATGTACAGGACCGGTCACTACGGGGCGGCGCTGCTCGTCTACGCGCCGGTCGGCGGCACGCTGCTGGCCGCCGGGTTCGACGCGGCGGCGCTGGTCGGCGGTGCGGTCGTCGTCGGGCTCTCCGGGCTCCCGGACGTGGACCAGCGGATCCCGTTCGTCGAGCACCGCGGCCCGACGCACACGGCGGGCTTCCTCGTCCTCGTGGGCCTCGCCGTCGGCGCCACCGGCGTCGCGCTCGGTCGAGCGGGCGCGCCCGGTACGGCCGCGGCACTGGGCGCGTTCGGCTTCCTCGTCGGCGGACTCGCCGTCGGGTCGCACCTGCTGGCCGACGCGCTGACGCCGATGGGGGTCACGCCGTTCCGGCCGTTCTCGGACGCTCACTACACGATATCGCTGACTCGCGCGGACAACGCGATGGCGAACTACCTCCTGCTCGGAGCGGGAGTACTGGTGACCGTCGCAACGGCGCTGGTGGCCGGGAGCTAG
- a CDS encoding peroxidase-related enzyme (This protein belongs to a clade of uncharacterized proteins related to peroxidases such as the alkylhydroperoxidase AhpD.): MSDPAMTRFPVPDVDELPDDLQERIAAEEDDAGFVPNVFRALAYRPSHFRAFFQYYDALVEHTELDRAEIEMIIVAVSGANDCLYCNVAHGALARIYADDPQIAEQLMSNHWTANVSEAHLAMLDFAVKLTENQAEVGEDDFEELREHGFSQRAIWDIGSVTAFFNLSNRMAHLADMRPNDEFYELGR, translated from the coding sequence ATGAGCGACCCAGCGATGACGCGGTTCCCGGTCCCCGACGTCGACGAACTGCCCGACGACCTCCAGGAGCGCATCGCCGCGGAAGAGGACGACGCCGGCTTCGTCCCGAACGTCTTCCGCGCGCTGGCCTACCGGCCGTCGCACTTCCGGGCGTTCTTCCAGTACTACGACGCCCTGGTCGAGCACACCGAACTCGACCGCGCGGAGATCGAGATGATAATCGTCGCCGTCAGCGGCGCCAATGACTGCCTCTACTGCAACGTCGCCCACGGCGCGCTCGCCCGCATCTACGCCGACGACCCCCAGATCGCCGAACAGTTGATGAGCAACCACTGGACCGCGAACGTCTCCGAGGCCCACCTGGCGATGCTCGACTTCGCCGTGAAGCTGACCGAGAACCAGGCCGAAGTCGGCGAGGACGACTTCGAGGAACTGCGCGAGCACGGTTTCTCGCAGCGGGCGATCTGGGATATCGGCAGCGTCACGGCCTTCTTCAACCTCTCGAACCGGATGGCCCACCTCGCGGACATGCGGCCGAACGACGAGTTCTACGAACTCGGTCGGTGA
- a CDS encoding metal-dependent transcriptional regulator has protein sequence MLSAKMEDYLKAIYELQREGEEPVATSRIAELLDVTAPTATSMMEKLEERELVEREKYKGVRLTPEGETVALEVVRHHRLLETYLTEELGYDWAEVHDEADRLEHHISEEFERRVAERLDDPTVDPHGDPIPTDALDPVDETAGDTLDDCAEDETVVVRRVRDRDPEELAYLDEAGITPGTELVVAEVAPIGMVTVRLVEADETVSLPESVAGTIFVDAPGETAESASGAA, from the coding sequence ATGCTCAGCGCCAAGATGGAGGATTACCTGAAGGCGATCTACGAGCTCCAGCGGGAGGGGGAGGAGCCGGTCGCCACCTCGCGCATCGCGGAGCTGCTGGACGTGACGGCGCCGACGGCGACCAGCATGATGGAGAAGCTGGAGGAACGGGAGCTCGTGGAGCGCGAGAAGTACAAGGGCGTCCGGCTGACGCCCGAGGGGGAGACCGTGGCGCTGGAGGTCGTCCGCCACCACCGGCTGCTGGAGACCTACCTCACCGAGGAGCTGGGCTACGACTGGGCGGAGGTCCACGACGAGGCCGACCGGCTCGAACACCACATCAGCGAGGAGTTCGAGCGCCGGGTCGCCGAGCGGCTCGACGACCCGACCGTCGACCCCCACGGCGACCCGATCCCGACCGACGCGCTGGACCCGGTCGACGAGACGGCCGGCGACACCCTCGACGACTGTGCGGAGGACGAGACGGTCGTCGTCCGGCGCGTCCGCGACCGCGACCCGGAGGAGCTGGCCTACCTCGACGAGGCCGGTATCACGCCGGGCACCGAACTCGTCGTCGCGGAGGTCGCGCCCATCGGCATGGTGACCGTCCGGCTCGTCGAGGCCGACGAGACCGTCTCGCTCCCGGAGAGCGTCGCGGGCACCATCTTCGTCGACGCGCCCGGGGAGACCGCCGAGAGCGCGAGCGGCGCGGCCTGA
- a CDS encoding winged helix-turn-helix transcriptional regulator: MRDLDDTDRTILGLLLDDARRSWRDIADAVDLSPPAVADRVERLEEIGVIRGFTVDVDRSKLREGAPVLVTVRVTPRAASAVADALGDADAVEHVFTTAEERVVFTATVPEGDVLSLLDSTVPMEDVRDYEVSLLADRSWSPSVAEAELALTCDECGNTVTAEGETREIDGETYHFCCESCEASFVEMYEELREGAEG; this comes from the coding sequence ATGCGCGACCTCGACGACACCGACCGGACGATCCTGGGACTCCTCCTCGACGACGCCCGCCGCTCCTGGCGGGACATCGCCGACGCCGTCGACCTGTCGCCGCCGGCCGTCGCCGACCGCGTCGAGCGCCTCGAAGAGATCGGCGTCATCCGCGGGTTCACCGTCGACGTGGACCGCTCGAAGCTCCGCGAGGGCGCGCCCGTGCTCGTGACCGTGAGGGTGACACCGCGGGCGGCCTCGGCGGTCGCGGACGCGCTCGGGGACGCCGACGCCGTCGAGCACGTCTTCACGACCGCCGAGGAGCGCGTCGTCTTCACCGCGACCGTCCCGGAGGGCGACGTGCTCTCGCTGCTCGACTCGACGGTCCCCATGGAGGACGTGCGCGACTACGAGGTGTCGCTGCTCGCGGACCGCTCGTGGAGCCCCTCCGTCGCCGAGGCCGAGCTGGCGCTGACCTGCGACGAGTGCGGCAACACCGTGACCGCCGAGGGCGAGACCCGCGAGATCGACGGCGAGACCTACCACTTCTGCTGTGAGTCCTGCGAGGCCTCCTTCGTCGAGATGTACGAGGAGCTGCGGGAGGGCGCGGAGGGCTGA
- a CDS encoding methyltransferase, with the protein MTADREPLVLGSRTDAGPDRFEFHTADGVAAADAFCPGELLALEHLWGRDLGRLRTVGARYGVVGVVLADRATSVRMTTASARAAALCERNAAENGADAAVELATGLASIDGSADERADTAVFVPRAYAPIEVGIRRIRSALDSLVSGGALYLAAKPETGLGRYEDALAGAATTVETVAERDGWSLLRAEESPAADGGRPNPPFDRIDATVDGTDLELVTAPGLFAAGALDGGTRLLAETAIVEDGDAVLDLCCGYGPLAACAGRAADCSVWATDDDALATAAAERTLAANGVDGRVVTGDCTAGVAHESFDTILCNPPTHAGSGVLADLLRGAAAVLAPGGRCWVVHHRALDLDGYFAPFDRVETVATGAEHVVRLASD; encoded by the coding sequence ATGACCGCCGACCGGGAGCCGCTCGTCCTCGGGTCGAGAACGGACGCCGGCCCGGACCGGTTCGAGTTCCACACCGCCGACGGTGTCGCGGCGGCCGACGCGTTCTGCCCCGGCGAACTGCTTGCGCTCGAACACCTGTGGGGCCGCGACCTCGGGCGACTCCGAACGGTCGGCGCCCGCTACGGCGTCGTCGGCGTCGTCCTCGCCGACCGAGCGACGAGCGTCCGGATGACGACGGCGAGCGCCCGCGCGGCCGCGCTCTGCGAGCGCAACGCGGCCGAAAACGGCGCCGACGCGGCCGTCGAACTCGCGACCGGCCTCGCCTCGATAGACGGATCCGCCGACGAGCGCGCCGACACTGCCGTCTTCGTTCCCAGAGCGTACGCCCCCATCGAGGTCGGGATCCGGCGTATCCGATCCGCGCTCGATTCGCTGGTGAGCGGCGGGGCCCTCTATCTCGCAGCGAAGCCCGAGACCGGACTGGGCCGATACGAGGACGCGCTGGCCGGCGCCGCGACGACCGTCGAGACGGTCGCCGAGCGCGACGGCTGGTCGCTCTTGCGCGCCGAGGAGTCACCGGCGGCCGACGGTGGCCGCCCCAATCCACCTTTCGACCGGATCGACGCGACGGTCGACGGGACCGACCTCGAACTGGTGACCGCACCCGGGTTGTTCGCCGCCGGCGCCCTCGACGGCGGGACGCGCCTGCTCGCCGAGACGGCGATTGTCGAGGACGGCGACGCGGTCCTGGACCTCTGCTGCGGCTACGGCCCGCTCGCCGCCTGCGCGGGCCGCGCCGCCGACTGTTCGGTGTGGGCGACCGACGACGACGCGCTCGCGACCGCGGCCGCCGAGCGGACACTGGCCGCCAACGGCGTCGACGGTCGGGTCGTCACCGGTGACTGCACGGCCGGCGTCGCCCACGAGTCGTTCGACACGATCCTCTGCAATCCGCCGACCCACGCCGGGAGCGGGGTGCTCGCGGACCTCCTCCGCGGGGCCGCCGCCGTGCTCGCTCCCGGGGGTCGCTGCTGGGTCGTCCACCACCGGGCGCTCGACCTCGACGGGTACTTCGCGCCGTTCGACCGCGTGGAGACGGTCGCGACCGGCGCCGAACACGTCGTCCGACTGGCGAGCGACTGA
- a CDS encoding GNAT family N-acetyltransferase: MELVEATRDDVATLAEYWYDLASAMEQYDELNEVAYDGPEPAEAGIEGLLADEDTTVYLLTVDDGEGGYLVVRSGEHPSRVHSEYVEIVDLYVAPEYRDSGHGSDALDAVQRIARERGADYVEVSCEWGNDGARRFYRDNGFEPKQVTYARRVD; encoded by the coding sequence ATGGAACTCGTCGAAGCGACCCGCGACGACGTGGCGACGCTCGCCGAGTACTGGTACGACCTCGCCTCGGCGATGGAGCAGTACGACGAACTCAACGAGGTCGCCTACGACGGCCCCGAGCCCGCCGAGGCGGGGATCGAGGGCCTGCTGGCCGACGAGGACACGACGGTCTATCTGCTCACCGTGGACGACGGCGAGGGCGGCTATCTCGTCGTCCGCTCCGGTGAGCACCCGTCACGGGTCCACTCGGAGTACGTCGAGATCGTCGACCTGTACGTCGCGCCCGAATATCGGGACAGCGGCCACGGCAGCGACGCCCTCGACGCTGTCCAGCGGATCGCCCGCGAGCGGGGCGCCGACTACGTCGAGGTGTCCTGCGAGTGGGGCAACGACGGCGCCCGCCGGTTCTACCGGGACAACGGTTTCGAACCCAAACAGGTGACCTACGCTCGACGGGTCGACTGA